DNA from Helicobacter sp. 11S03491-1:
ATTAAAAAAAATTATATCAATATCTAATGTTCTTGGAGAATTTTTAAACTCTCTTTTTTTAGCCCTTCCAAATCTACGCTCCAAATAAAAAATAAGACCAAATAATTCAACTACAGAAAAATTTGTAGAAATTGTAATTGTAGCATTACAAAAATCTTCTTGATTGAGATAGCCAAAAGGAGGATTAATATAAATTGGCGATGAAGAGATGATAATAAAATTTTTATTATTACCAAGCCATCTATAAAAATGCTCAAAACTCTTTATGGGATTTTTAATATTACCGCCCAATCCCAGAGTAACAGTATTAGGAAAAATCCTTGAAGGAGAAATTTTTCTAGGAAATAAACGGGAAAAAACCAGGGATCTCATTTTTGACCACAATGTGAATATCAAAGAATTTGTGCTTTGCCATTTTTTACCACCACCAAATCTTCAATACGCACTCCATAATGACCGGGAATATAAATACCCGGTTCTATAGAAAATACCATACCATCTTCAACAATCACCTCACT
Protein-coding regions in this window:
- the folK gene encoding 2-amino-4-hydroxy-6-hydroxymethyldihydropteridine diphosphokinase, which gives rise to MRSLVFSRLFPRKISPSRIFPNTVTLGLGGNIKNPIKSFEHFYRWLGNNKNFIIISSSPIYINPPFGYLNQEDFCNATITISTNFSVVELFGLIFYLERRFGRAKKREFKNSPRTLDIDIIFFNDLILKHPYLKIPHPKWTQRESVLIPLFLQYLIPKGRK